The genomic window ACTCTAAAGTCTCATCggcttttgattttgcagtCTCATaactttctttaattttctccTTCGCActcttactctctctctctgcttcctCCTTCAACTTCTCCGCCTTCTCCTTAGCTGCACTCGTCATATCGCTCGCCTTCTCTTTCGCCGTCTCAACTGTCTCCGCCAACTTCTCTTTAGCATCTCCTGCTTTGCGTTTAGCCGCTTCCTTAGCTTCTTTTGCCTTCTCAGATACCGTCTCTCCCAAGTTAGGGCTGTTGATGTCTTCGTTCTTGATTCCGATTTTCTCTTTGGCCCAACCGGTCCAAGACTCATCGTTTTCGTCTCCCGACAAGCTATCTTTAACTTGCTTTGACTTGTGAGACACGTCATCCTTAACTTGACCAGCTGAGTCGTAACTCTGCGAGGCCTTGTCTTTTACAGAAGCCAAACCCTCCTCAACTTTCGATTTAGCTGTCTCGTATGCCGAACCCGCTTTCTCCTTCGCGGCTCCAACCGCTTCCTCTGCTTTGCGTTTAGCCGCCTCCTTTGCGTCCTCGGCTTTTTGACTCGCTCTCCAAGCGTCGTCTTGAACGGTCGTGGTGGTGTGAGTGGGTTGGATGTTGTCTTCGTGCTTGAGACCGATCTTCTCCTTTGCCCAATCAGTCCATGATTCATCCTTAGCCGCTTCTTCCTCGATCGTAGCTTGGACACAACACATCGTTGCAATAGCCATAAGTACCAAAGATACCATAACCAAACCGTACACTTTCCTCTCTAACCCCATTTTTGTTACACTAATCgaacacaaaatattatatggttatataacttatatcaagtttcagaagaagaaaaaaacctcTGTTTACTGTGATGTGTTCTCCGAGGAATGGTGCTGTGATTGCTTCTCTGTTATGTATTAGTTGAAAAAGAGATAGGTTTAGGACGCGTGGCTAAGTACGTGGCGAGTACCAGCTTCTTTTGGCTTCTCGATTTTGGATTCGTGTTAAGTGGTTCTTGACACGTGTTACACAAACAACGAGGCAAGCGATTGCTTTTTGCGGAAAACCGACTcgcaaaaacaaagagaggCTTCAACTGAAACACATCTGTGAAGCTAATGGGCTTGTATACAATAACCAGTGGGCTTTTCATAAACAAGTTTAGTGAGCTTTTCAATGAATAGTAAGGGCTTATTGTaagtaaaaccctaatttctatACACTCTTCTACGCTATCTTCCATTCTTCCTCCAGCTATCATAtcaaaaacaatgagaaagaaaatgatgatttcCGATCTTCCACACGATTTGGAATCGGAAATACTCTCTAGGGTTCCGGCGAAGTCCCTAGCAAAATGGAAGACTACTTGCAAACGATGGTATGCTTTATTCAGAGATCCGAGTTTCGTCAAGAAGAACTTTGATAAAGCAGGAGGAAGGGAAATGATAGTACTGATGAATTCTAGGGTTTATTCAAACAGCGTCAATCTCCAAGGGATTAACAATAGATTTGATCCAAGTATGGAGGTTACAGGTAAACTCATCAAGCTAAATGATTCAAAAGGTGTCGATATTTCTGCTATCTTTCACTGCGACGGTTTGATATTATGCACTACGACGGAAAGCACTGGACTTGTGGTTTGGAACCCGTGTACCGGTGAAATTAGATGTATCAAACCCAGAATATTTTACCGGTGTAATGATAGGTATGCTCTTGGTTACGGAAACAGCAAATCTTCTTGCCATAgctacaaaatcttgaggtCTTGCTGTTATTACGTCGACCAGAACCTCAGCCTCATGGCTGCTGAGTTTGAGATCTATGACTTTAGCACTGATTCTTGGAGAGATCTTGGTGACATCACTCGTGACATGATCGTATATTCCAGTGGCGTGTCTTTGAAAGGAAATACTTACTGGGTTTCTGGAtctaaagaaaaaggttttttCATGCggtattttgattttagcaAAGAGGTATTTGGGCGTCTCCCTCTTCCATATCAGAGTTTTAATGCTAACCATACCGCGGCTCTATCAGCTGTTGGGAACGAAAAAATCGCCGTGTTGCAACAAAAAATTCTTGCAATGTCAGATGAGATGAGGATTTGGGTCACCAATAAGATTGATGAGGCCAAAGACTTGTCGTGGAGCAACTTTCTCTTAACAGTGGATTATGGTAAATTTAATTTACCATGTCTAGTGAATGTGACAAGCTTCTTGTTGGACGAGGAGAATAAAGTGGCAGTGTGTTCTGACGTAGACACGAAAGATGGACTTAGGAGCAGAATCTACATTGTGGGAAAGGATTTCTATAAAGAAGTTTTTAAAGATACAAGGGGATCAGATAACAATTGGCCACTTCTCCTCTGTTATGTTCCTAGTTTGGTTAGCATTCAGGAAAATATACCCAACAAGgcagaagaaaatgaaatcaaaggAGGTTAGtcaattattttctatttagtTTAGAAACACGAAGGAACTGGATGAAGTTTTTCACATGTCcttcttttacttttgaaattgGACGGTTGGTTTATTGATCTTTACACAAATACAGTAATGTTCTGCTTATATGTATCCACTTTCACATCATTTGATGGGTCGTCTTGGAGAGAGAATATCATCAGGTAAGTAGAATCTTTATTCAGTGAAACCATTTAATcacaactatatatttaagatGGTTAATCTCCTGATCCCCATATTTTCCAACTACTCTATTGAAGTCTTGCAGTCAGCTTATAACCTCCACATAACCAGTGATTGGAACTTTGAGGAAAATCACTCTTTGTCAACTCCAATGTTAAATTCTACTATCTCAACAAACATCAGttcattctttattttattttgttttttttcaaaaaacaaaccaaaatatagaTCCTAGATCCTAAAACTtccaaaccaaactaaaaatcTTTTCGAGcggaaatatttttaaaaatccaaaaatccCCAATTTCAAAAATCGGACCGAAACCAAACCGGTTAAGTGATTAACTGAATGTCCTACTCTAGttcaaagaagagagactTCAAGAAGCTAATGgacttttaaagaaaaaagaatgggCTTTTTGTAAACAAACTATATCAAACTTTCAATAAAATGGTCGGATTTGTAACTGATGCcctaattttatatacattgaTTCCCTCATACGCTGTCTTCCTCGAGCTACCAGTTCAGTAACAATGAGAAAGACGATGGTGATTTCGGATCTTCCACACGAAATAGAATCGGAAATACTCTCTAGGGTTCCGACCAAGTCTCTAGCAAAGTTGCATACTACATGCAAACGATGGTACGCTTTATTCAGAGATCCGAGATTCGTGAAGAAGAACTTTGGTAAATCAGAAAGGAGGTTGATGTTACATAGTAATTTCGGCGTTTATAAAATTACCGACGATCTCCATGGAATTCTCAACAGCGGTGATCCATCTCTCGAGTTTACAAGTAAACTTAGCAACCTAAAGATATCAGAAGATTTGACAATAACCAAAATCTTTCACTGTGACGGTTTAATATTATGCTCCACTAAGGAAAACACTAGACTCGTTGTTTGGAACCCATGTACCGGTCAAACCAGGTGGATCAAACCCAGCAAACGTTACCGTAGTGATGATTCGTATTGTCTTGGATACGTAAACAGCAAGTCTTCTTACCACAactacaaaatcttgaggtATTGCTTTTATTACAACGACCAGGATGCTTGTGTTAGTGAATTTGAGATCTATGACTTTAGCTCTGAATCATGGAGGGTTCTTGATGACTACTGCACTCGTGAATGGGGCTTATTCTGCCATGGCATGTCTTTGAAAGGAAATACTTACTTTGTTGctggagaaaaagaaacaggcTTTTTCATGCTGTACTTTGATTTCAAGACAGAGAGATTTGAGCGTCTCCCTCTTCCGTATCAGAGTTTTGATTCTGAAGATACCGCTGTTTTATCAATTGTTGGGGGAGAAAAACTTGCGGTGTTACATCAAAATATTCAATCGTTTTCAAATGAGATGAGGATATGGGTCACCAATAAGATTGATGAGGCCAAAGACTTGACATGGAGCAACTTCTTCTTAGCAGTggattatgatatatttaacTTACCAAGTGTGAATAATGTGACAAGCTTCTTGTTGGACGAGGAGAATAAAGTGGCAGTGTGTTGTGATAGACACatagatgatgaagataagaCCAGAATCTACATTGTTGGAGTTGATCTTTATAAAGAAGTTTATAAAGAGAGGACAAAGGGAGCTCATTTCAATTGGCCACTTCTCATCAGTTATCTTCCAAGCTTGGTTCATATTCAGGAAAAATAcccaaaagacaaaagaaaaggaaacaagagGAGGTTAGTTAAACGAATTACTTAAGCtttcttattgttttggtGATGTTTCTTTGAGAGAGTTTAGTCAATAATTCAAGGGGTTGTTTCTATTTAGTTGATAAACAGAGTAACTGGATTAAGCTTTTCTCGTCCCTCTTATTTTGCGTTTGAATTTGGATGGTTGGTTTGATGATCTTTACACAAATATATTGTTCTTCTTATAGCCTTATCTCTTATCAGATGATTGATTTTTGGAGAGTATACATCAGGTAAGCAGAACCTTTAATCAATGCAACCATTTAACTACAACTATACATACAAGGGAAGCaacttcaaatctttttctaaCCATCCTAACTTAAGGACTGAACATGCTTTGATATTTGCAACGAAATGGTGATCAGTCATCTGAGAAAAACTCACAGTATAAACTCTAAACCTAAACCTACTGCAATATTGGATAATGATCGAACCATTGTGGTAGTGAGAGTAACAAGGGTTTCTCAACCATTTATATTCAGCTACTGAAATATCTGTCGGTAACACAAGACCAACGATACATTGAAGACTAATGCTACTATATCAAATGGAAAATAGAGGTGATGCTTTATTACATTGCGTTTCTTACAGTGACCTCAACATCTAAATAAAAGCACCATTCTGTGAAATCCAAATTACAAACAGAAATTCTTTTAAGTCTCCGATGGAATACACAGTGATTTGGGAATAAGTTTAGACAGGACGCTTATAGAGAGTGTATAACATTGCATTGACCATATATATTAgagaaactaaaaatcaatatatgaaCCTTCATAAATCATACCCTGTTTCTTAAAAtagcattaaaaaaaaaatgaagacaGAAGCAGAAACAACTGGATCTTCTTTGGCACTTTTTGAAGTCCACTTCTTGTAGCAGCAACCTCAAGTTCTGTGACACAACTCTTTTTCGACTCTGAAGAATCCACATTGGCCAGTCCAcctttgttttacttttactcttgtctctcttttcctCCGAGTAATGCTTTTACTCTCGTTGGCTATTGACTCTGAAATAGTTGTACTTGCTAAATCTCCAACTAAGTTACACTTGTGATAGATCCAAACATCAAGCGTATGCTGCGTATCATCATCCACAATAACCACTCCACCCTCAT from Arabidopsis thaliana chromosome 3, partial sequence includes these protein-coding regions:
- a CDS encoding F-box and associated interaction domains-containing protein (F-box and associated interaction domains-containing protein; CONTAINS InterPro DOMAIN/s: F-box domain, cyclin-like (InterPro:IPR001810), F-box domain, Skp2-like (InterPro:IPR022364), F-box associated domain, type 1 (InterPro:IPR006527), F-box associated interaction domain (InterPro:IPR017451); BEST Arabidopsis thaliana protein match is: F-box and associated interaction domains-containing protein (TAIR:AT3G17540.1); Has 1887 Blast hits to 1831 proteins in 49 species: Archae - 0; Bacteria - 0; Metazoa - 0; Fungi - 0; Plants - 1885; Viruses - 0; Other Eukaryotes - 2 (source: NCBI BLink).), whose amino-acid sequence is MMISDLPHDLESEILSRVPAKSLAKWKTTCKRWYALFRDPSFVKKNFDKAGGREMIVLMNSRVYSNSVNLQGINNRFDPSMEVTGKLIKLNDSKGVDISAIFHCDGLILCTTTESTGLVVWNPCTGEIRCIKPRIFYRCNDRYALGYGNSKSSCHSYKILRSCCYYVDQNLSLMAAEFEIYDFSTDSWRDLGDITRDMIVYSSGVSLKGNTYWVSGSKEKGFFMRYFDFSKEVFGRLPLPYQSFNANHTAALSAVGNEKIAVLQQKILAMSDEMRIWVTNKIDEAKDLSWSNFLLTVDYGKFNLPCLVNVTSFLLDEENKVAVCSDVDTKDGLRSRIYIVGKDFYKEVFKDTRGSDNNWPLLLCYVPSLVSIQENIPNKAEENEIKGG
- a CDS encoding F-box and associated interaction domains-containing protein (F-box and associated interaction domains-containing protein; CONTAINS InterPro DOMAIN/s: F-box domain, cyclin-like (InterPro:IPR001810), F-box domain, Skp2-like (InterPro:IPR022364), F-box associated domain, type 1 (InterPro:IPR006527), F-box associated interaction domain (InterPro:IPR017451); BEST Arabidopsis thaliana protein match is: F-box and associated interaction domains-containing protein (TAIR:AT3G17530.1); Has 1827 Blast hits to 1773 proteins in 45 species: Archae - 0; Bacteria - 0; Metazoa - 0; Fungi - 0; Plants - 1825; Viruses - 0; Other Eukaryotes - 2 (source: NCBI BLink).), with the translated sequence MRKTMVISDLPHEIESEILSRVPTKSLAKLHTTCKRWYALFRDPRFVKKNFGKSERRLMLHSNFGVYKITDDLHGILNSGDPSLEFTSKLSNLKISEDLTITKIFHCDGLILCSTKENTRLVVWNPCTGQTRWIKPSKRYRSDDSYCLGYVNSKSSYHNYKILRYCFYYNDQDACVSEFEIYDFSSESWRVLDDYCTREWGLFCHGMSLKGNTYFVAGEKETGFFMLYFDFKTERFERLPLPYQSFDSEDTAVLSIVGGEKLAVLHQNIQSFSNEMRIWVTNKIDEAKDLTWSNFFLAVDYDIFNLPSVNNVTSFLLDEENKVAVCCDRHIDDEDKTRIYIVGVDLYKEVYKERTKGAHFNWPLLISYLPSLVHIQEKYPKDKRKGNKRRLVKRIT
- a CDS encoding Late embryogenesis abundant protein (LEA) family protein (Late embryogenesis abundant protein (LEA) family protein; INVOLVED IN: embryo development ending in seed dormancy; LOCATED IN: endomembrane system; EXPRESSED IN: cultured cell, seed, leaf; EXPRESSED DURING: dry seed stage, LP.04 four leaves visible, seed development stages; BEST Arabidopsis thaliana protein match is: late embryogenesis abundant domain-containing protein / LEA domain-containing protein (TAIR:AT2G18340.1); Has 42102 Blast hits to 23885 proteins in 2451 species: Archae - 240; Bacteria - 12810; Metazoa - 10748; Fungi - 3745; Plants - 3219; Viruses - 271; Other Eukaryotes - 11069 (source: NCBI BLink).) → MGLERKVYGLVMVSLVLMAIATMCCVQATIEEEAAKDESWTDWAKEKIGLKHEDNIQPTHTTTTVQDDAWRASQKAEDAKEAAKRKAEEAVGAAKEKAGSAYETAKSKVEEGLASVKDKASQSYDSAGQVKDDVSHKSKQVKDSLSGDENDESWTGWAKEKIGIKNEDINSPNLGETVSEKAKEAKEAAKRKAGDAKEKLAETVETAKEKASDMTSAAKEKAEKLKEEAERESKSAKEKIKESYETAKSKADETLESAKDKASQSYDSAARKSEEAKDTVSHKSKRVKESLTDDDAEL